The region ttcctatatatagttctttgcctccggaccatttcggaactcctcgtgacgtgcgggatctcatccgggactccgaacaacattcggtttgctgcatactcatattcatacaaccctagcgtcaccaaaccttaagtgtgtagaccctacgggttcgggagaaatgcagacatgaccgagacgactctccggtcaataaccaacagcgggatctggatacccatgttggctcccacatactcctcgatgatatcatcggatgaaccacgatgtcgaggattcaagcaaccccgtatactattccctttgtcagacggtatgttacttgcccgagactcgatcgtcggtatcccaatacctcattcagtctcgttaccggcaagtcaccttactcgtaccataatgcatgatcccgtgaccagacacttggtcactttgagctcattatgatgatgcgctaccgagtgggcccagtgatacatctgctgacaaatcccagtctcgatccgtgtcaacccaacagacactttcggatatacctgtagtgcacctttatagtcacccagttacgttgtgacgtttggtacacccaaagcactcctacggtatccgggagttacacgatctcatggtctaaggaaaagatacttgacattggaaaagctatagcaaaacgaactacacgatcttgtgctatgcttaggttgggtcttgtccatcacatcattctcctaatgatgtgatcccgttgttaatgacatctaatgtccatagtcaggaaaccaagattatctgttgaccaacgagctagtcaactagaggcttactagggacgtattatggtctatgtattcacacatgtattacaatttccggataatacaattatagcatgaataaaagacaattatcatgaacaaggaaatataataataatccttttattattgcctctaggacatatttccaacaaaatcatcaccatcgtcatcaccaacgatcctctcatcgggagggggtccatcaacatcaacatcttcaccagcaccatctcctctcaaaccctagttcatctcttgtatccaatcttgtatcaaaaccacaaattggtacctgtgggttgctagtagtgttgattactccttgtagttgatgctaattggtttatttggtggaagatcatatgttcagatccttaatgcatattattactcctctgattatgaacatgaatatgctttgtgagtagttatgtttgttcctgaggacatgggtgaagtcttgctattagtagtcatgtgaatttggtattcgtttgatattttgatgagatgtatgttgtctttcctctagtggtgttatgtgaacgtcgactacatgacacttcaccattatttgggcctagaggaaggcattgggaagtaataagtagatgatgggttgctagagtgacaaaagcttaaaccctagtttatgcattgcttcgtaaggggctgatttggatccatatgtctaatgttgtggttaggtttaccttaatacttcttttgtagttgcggatgcttgcaataggggttaatcataagggggttgcttgtccaagtaagggcagtacccaagcaccggtccacccacatattaaattatcaaagtaccgaacgcgaatcatatgagcgtgctgaaaactagcttgatgataattcccatgtgtcctcgggagctctttttataagaaattgtccaggcttgtcctttgctacaaaaaggattgggccaccttgctgcacattatttactttcattgttcgttacccgttacaatttatcttatcacaaaactatctgttacctacaatttcagtgcttgtagagaaaaccttactgaaaaccgcttgtcatttccttctactcctcgttgggttcgacacttttacttatcgaaaggactacgatagaccccctaaacttgtgggtcatcacaccccAACATAATAAAGATACTAGTCTTTTGACTACCTAACGACCACTATTGCCGTCAGAACAAATCGTCGAGGTGTCGCTGTTGCCGCTCCGAGCCGACCTAACCTTGTCGTTGACAACTAGAAATGTCTTCATGCATCTATACCTATGGTACAACGTCCTCAAGCCGTCGTGGTCATTGTTTACCCCTTGAATCATTTGAAATAGGTTAAACACTGGCAACCATTTTGAAATATGTCATTAAAATGAGAACACACATGTGTAACCACTGCGAATAAAATCTCTAAAATGTCAGATGCGTGCCTAATCTATTTTGAGAGTTGAATATACGAAGCTAATAAACCTCGAGGAGCACTACCCTCGCCGCCAAAACACACGTGTTCGTTATAGACGATGTGATCATTTTTGGAGAGTGAAACACATTGTTCTCATATCAGCCTTCTGGACTGTTATTCTATAGGCAAGACATCTTCTTATTTCTGTCTCCTTTTATCAATTGGTAGATGGTAGTAGTTTCATAGGGACTACTCCTTGATTTTCTTTGTGGCAAGCTATTTATGCCAATACTATAATCCAGTTGCCACCTTATTTTATCCAGTTGTTATTATTAATCTTTGCCTTCCTAATTAGAAAACTTGGAACACCAACTTGTCAATGATATATTTCATCATCATACTACACAAGCCATAATTGAAAGTACATgaagcccccatgtgtggttttggtaatcaaTGACAATCCTTATGAACTAATGTGTAcattgagatatacatttgaaggttaGTCCCATTGGAAAATGATTGAAGAATATTGGAAGACAACTCCTTTGAAGAAACAATTACATCAAGATGATCAAAATGGAGTTCATTGGAGTATCTCAAGGGTTGCCATGCTTAGAGCTATGGTTTGAGCCATAATGGATCAAGATCTTAAAAGGATGATTTGAATGATGAATTCTAGGAGTGGCTTAAAGATATgatcataatggactcatgtgttgagtcatgattgatcaagtattcaagcaagctattcaagtgaagaattcaatatacccttcaagacgtcaagattaaacatggagtagagatatCGGTTGACCAAGAGGAAGCTCGAAGATCAAACTCTAAATGGTTAACACACGAGCGCAAATGATGCACCACATAGGATCTTGTGGTATGATAAGCAATTGtcaattgcactttgtgtactaacccatactatgtgttgtctatgtttttgagggttaggtgattctcatagcctcgcatcgagagagagatttcaagtgtccacgagaggatgacatcaagtgttgatgatcatggtttacaagggcaagttcaagattaCCACCctgaaggattacatgcttgaagcttgtggatgatcacatgatggacaagtGAAGATAAATACAAAGTAAAGCTCCACATTGTGTGTGGGGGAGCTACTTGAATACTTCATTAGTGTCTTGCCATTCAACTTGAgccaagaagaaacttcaacttcaagatcaagtgaaaggctcgagtcaaaggtattagttccttcaatgttagtgttgtggagtgatgaccaccaaaggaacacatacactcaagaatggattctcgatagctatgtagtgtagctcTTTTATGATTCTCGAGTtacagggatcccgcactattaagagtggATCAAAGGGGTTTGTGATAGATTTgatcaagtcaacatcttctctacacaattccactcctatcctatataccaaagaaaatccaaagccaaataggttacccaaatatatgataaaacctttgcatattttgcatcctccattttggttgatcttgggtggttctctatgtgaggacctgggttttttcatagcttcaaaacgagcccaagatcatcaaaatcggagtccgatGTAAAAGTTGTGCCTGTTTTAGTTTTAGGGCTAcagcagtttggtttggccggatcatccgggtcctctCCCAGATCATCCGgcctttgcccggatcatccgggttccaGCCCGGATCACCCGGGTTATTCATAAAATTCATCATAGTAACTTATTCCGCTAGCCGGATCATCTGGCTACCCACCCGGATAATCCGGggattgcccggatcatccggctatgtccccggacatccgagtatctacttcaccacattgtatattgaccttcccggacatccgggcattgcccggatcatccgggtgtgcgtccagatcatccgggcaggtcaacaaCTGCGGGGAATGGCTCTATTTTCTTGGggggtataaatatccctctcccactcTGGGAGAGGGCCGACCACTTCATCCAAAATCTCTCCAAGAACACAAGTGGcaccctctcacttctcctacaccaaatcttagatctcggagagattagtgagtgttcttgagagttgttccaatcaaaagatagattatctccctctccctcttgtgaccaaagcaattcatgatttgagcaagtcttgagcattcccCCCTTGATCTtggtactcttggaggttggagactcctaggcggtaggagtgctctggtgaggaatcaacttgtgatttgtcccccggaaagtttgtgaaggtttggaggctgcctcaaggtctaccactagtggttgggaatcgccttcgtggtgatatctcaaggagaatagggtgagcctttgtgGTGTTGGTctgccttcgtggtaacacccaTCCCtccaacggtgactagcttcccttcaAGGATATGAACATCgggacacatcctcgtctccattactttggttatccctaaccctaactccttacttgtggtttactttagTCTCTTGACattgcattcactatatcttgttatTCTCATTGTATTGTGTTGGCTATTCCCTtgaagagattatttaggcctacactttatATTCGCAATTCATACTTACTACCATTGATATATCTTGCGATTAATGTGAATTGATAGCTTGtaacattcatttccatatcttgtgacatAACTTGTGTAAGCTTGTAGAGCTTACTTGAGTTTGGttgtatcattcaattccatatattgtgatataatttgtgtaagcttgtattgcttacttgtggttgtgtgtattattcatttccatatattgtgatataaattgagtaagtttgtgtaacttacttgtgcttactcatatcctcattgttctcatcttgtttatcctaagttgttggtgcacttaatgggcctagtatatttaggatttgtgcttgaaaagtatccgcttagtttatttccgcattaggatatagccaaatccggaaaagattttaaaacgcctattcaccccctctaggcgacatcgtggtccttacAATAATGCAAACCCATATTGTTAATACCGCTAGACATGatatgtcggtttggaaactaaccCCTGTAGGTGACTACAGTTCGAAAAGTGCCTACAAGCACTGATTCAATAATCTACCACTACAAGCAAATCAGCGACCAAAAATAGTTCCACTGCAGATTGTAAACCTTGTCAATCAGATTTGAAGGGACAAACTCATGGAGTTAGGAGTCCAAACTTTCGTACGAAGGTAAGTTCTCGAAACATATTAGTGAAAATTATAATAGACGTGACAACCAAGAGGATGGAATGCACATGCTTTTGTTATGCCCTTTTATCAAAGGCTACTTGGTTCTCCTATCCCTGATGTAATAGAGATAAGTTTTGGTTGAATATAACCATTTTATTCCACAAATGATTAAGGTTTTATTGGATTATGCTCATCCCACATCAATGTAACCAGTGTACATACTTTTTTATGGTGCCTTTGAGTGTTTTAAAATGATGCCATGTTTGGTAGAAAGTTCTATAAAACACCACATGTATGCCTGGTGTCGAATGCGATTTTACAGAGATCAAAGCTCTAGAGGATGTGATGACATGACATGATCAAGGCTCAGCAACCTTTGTTGTGCAACAACCAAGGACCACACAAGAACCATCTTTAGTTGCAGGTGAATGGATTTTTGCGATGCGGCCTAGGAAATGAGGAAGATATGCAACCTTCTCCAATAGGTATTGGTGTCATCATCCAATTTGAGGAAAATGATCATTGTCAGCAACTGCAGGTTTCGGCCATGTCTCCTTCGGTGTCGTCCTCTCTCCAAGATGAAGTACTCTTTGCCACAATGACAACAAATACTCTTCACATTCCGGAATCAGCAGCCGCAACGAGTTTCATCTTAAAAGTCTCCTATACAAGCATCACAATCTTTTATCCACACGATAGTAGCACCATCAACCGGTGTTTTAATGTCAAATCACATCATCAAGTTAGCGAATCAAAATCAAAACAATCTTCATGGCTTTTCGATGTATTTTCAGATACAGGACCTTGTACCACGAGAGATGTTTTCGCCATGTCAAACGTGACCCCTTTCATAAAATGTCGTTGATGGAATAAAATCGTTTATtgttcaaaaaaagaaaaaggagtaCCAAACGCAGTAGCGCATGAACTCACGACCGACTATACCTGGCTAAATGGGATGCGCCTGGTGGGCTGGCCCGTTAGCACGTGTGCCTGACCCGTGGCGGGCCGGCCCAACACGTGGCCCGCCtagggccgtgcctgggcctggaggctGGGCACGCGTGCCAGCACGGCACGTCCcatttaggttttttttatttttattttttactgTGGAAATAGGCTAAAAATTAGGTGGGCTGACGGCTAAACATGCCGATGGGCCGGCCCGTTTAATAGTTAGTGCCGTGCCTGGGCCTTGGAGGTCAGCACGCGTGCCGGCCCGGCACGGCCCGTGTAATAAGCGTGCCTGGGTTCGGCCGTGCCGTGCCTGGCCCGTTTAACTCAAGGCGGGCCGGCCCATCTGGCCAGGTATACGACCGACCGAGGGGCGACCGCCGAATGGTGCTTCCGGAGTTCCGGTTCCCCGCGCCTCCGGCCCCATCGGTGGTGcgcctcctctccgcgcaagagaaACCTCTGAAAAACCACACTCCTCCTTGTTGCCGCCCACGCCCCTGTTTCccgcccccgccgccaccgccaccgccaccgccaNNNNNNNNNNNNNNNNNNNNNNNNNNNNNNNNNNNNNNNNNNNNNNNNNNNNNNNNNNNNNNNNNNNNNNNNNNNNNNNNNNNNNNNNNNNNNNNNNNNNNNNNNNNNNNNNNNNNNNNNNNNNNNNNNNNNNNNNNNNNNNNNNNNNNNNNNNNNNNNNNNNNNNNNNNNNNNNNNNNNNNNNNNNNNNNNNNNNNNNNNNNNNNNNNNNNNNNNNNNNNNNNNNNNNNNNNNNNNNNNNNNNNNNNNNNNNNNNNNNNNNNNNNNNNNNNNNNNNNNNNNNNNNNNNNNNNNNNNNNNNNNNNNNNNNNNNNNNNNNNNNNNNNNNNNNNNNNNNNNNNNNNNNNNNNNNNNNCGCCCTCTCCCGCTCCCCAAAAACCGCCGCCAAAAGGCCccgaccctccccctccctcgTCTCCACTATCCCCCCTCGCGAGGCCGCCGTCCGACGCGCGCTCCTCGAGCCGTCGCCTCCCGGCTCGAACCctagcggcggcgatggcggcggcggcggcggcggcggcggcggcagaggctaCACCCCGCTGGAGCAGCAGGTCGTGGACCTCAAGGCCCGCCATCCGGACGTCCTCCTCATGGTCGAGGTGGGCTACCGCTTCCGCTTCTTCGGCgaggacgccgccgtcgccgcctccgtcCTCGGCATCGTCGCCCACCCCGACCGCAGCTTCCTCACCGCCAGCGTCCCCACGTTCCGCCTGGGGTTCCACGTCCGCCGCCTCGTCGACGCGGGCCACAAGGTCGGCGTCGTCCGCCAGACCGAGACCGCGGCGAtcaaggcggcggcggccgcgcgcggcgggggcggcgcggccCCTTTCGCGCGCGAGCTGTCGGCGGTGTACACGCGCGCCACCATCGAGGCCGGGGCTGGGGAACTGGAGGGCGGCGGCGCGCCGGAAGAGGGGAGCAGGTACCTCGTGTGCGTGGTGGACAAGGAGGTGGATGCCGTGGGGAGGGAGGGGTTCGAGGTGAAGGTTGGGGTGGTGGCCATCGAGGTGTCCACAGGCGAGGTCGTGCACGGGGAGTTCATGGACGGCGCAGCCAGGAGCGGGCTTGAGGCCGTGCTGCTTGGCCTGGCGCCCGTTGAGGTCATACTCGGCACCCCTCTCTCGTTCCCTACTGAAAAGGTAAGTGGTGCTCCATCTGCCGAAACTTATGTGGGTTAATCTCATCGCCAGATGAATCCGTGTCTGGTGATGTGTAAAATTGTACGGTCATAATATTCTGTATTTCACAATGCACACTATAGCTGAAGTCGCACCGATGCCATGAAACATTAATCAGTAGATTGTACATTCTGCGATCCGTTTCAGTTTGCAATAAGTACATTTACTTATGTTTGTAACTCTATATAGGATCCTTGGCAACTTATTTGGGTTTACTGCGCGTGTGTGGCTTGAAAGACTTCCAATTCCATAAACAATCATCAGTGTAACTGTAGCTTGGCAGTAATATGTTACCATTTCCCAGTTCCACCATAATGTATGATAGCCTGTTTACCCATCATACTAACTTGAGTTACTTGCAAATTATTCATATGGTGATCTTTATTTGCTTGTCTTTGATTACAATTTTTAGTTATTGCTATTTTGAGTTAGTGTTACCCCTTCTAGTTTCATAGTGCTCGAGATTCCCTGGTTAATGGGTTCCTCCATTTGTTGTCTAGCTGATGAGGGCATATGCGGGACCTGCCTCTAATGTCCGGGTTGAGTGCACTTCGCGTGATTGTTTCAGCGAGGGCGGCGCTTTAGCAGAACTGATGTCTTTGTTTGAGAAATCGGAGGTCAATTCGCCAACCATTGGAAACGATAAACAGATGGAAATAAATGAAGAGGACAACAATCTTCGTGGGATGGAGGTACTGTTAGCCTTCATAACTGTTCTAAATGGAGTTTAGGTAATTAACTGCCGCCCCCATTGTGGTTTGATAACTATAATGTGGTTTAAAAGTTGCATTTGTTCGCATAGGGTGTCATGGCTATGCCAGAGCTAGTTGCCCAAGCAATGGCATTGAGCGTTCGCTATTTGAAGGGTTTTGGTATGGAGAGGTTAATCTGCTTTGGTTCTTTGTTCCGGCCATTTACTGCTAATACTGAAATGTCTCTATCAGCAAACGCTCTTCAGCAGCTCGAGGTACATTCTTCTGTAATACCATGCAACTATTTTTCTTCTTTCTGTTTGGGTAGCTGTGACAATTTTTTAGACGGAAAGTTGTGACCGGGGGAGAACTGTAGTCACTTTCTTTTTCCTGAAATGTTTCTTTGAAACTCGAGACACCAAAGCACATCTGCTGTTCGCTTTTGTGGGCACGCCATGCCCTTGAGATTCTCCTCCATTCCATTTATGAGGTGCCACCTGGATTGTTTTCAGGTATTAAAGAACAACTCAGATGGTTCAATAGAAGGGTCCCTGTTCCAAACTATGAACAACACATGTACAGCTTTTGGATCTAGGCTGTTTAGACACTGGGTAAGCTGCTATNNNNNNNNNNNNNNNNNNNNNNNNNNNNNNNNNNNNNNNNNNNNNNNNNNNNNNNNNNNNNNNNNNNNNNNNNNNNNNNNNNNNNNNNNNNNNNNNNNNNNNNNNNNNNNNNNNNNNNNNNNNNNNNNNNNNNNNNNNNNNNNNNNNNNNNNNNNNNNNNNNNNNNNNNNNNNNNNNNNNNNNNNNNNNNNNNNNNNNNNNNNNNNNNNNNNNNNNNNNNNNNNNNNNNNNNNNNNNNNNNNNNNNNNNNNNNNNNNNNNNNNNNNNNNNNNNNNNNNNNNNNNNNNNNNNNNNNNNNNNNNNNNNNNNNNNNNNNNNNNNNNNNNNNNNNNNNNNNNNNNNNNNNNNNNNNNNNNNNNNNNNNNNNNNNNNNNNNNNNNNNNNNNNNNNNNNNNNNNNNNNNNNNNNNNNNNNNNNNNNNNNNNNNNNNNNNNNNNNNNNNNNNNNNNNNNNNNNNNNNNNNNNNNNNNNNNNNNNNNNNNNNNNNNNNNNNNNNNNNNNNNNNNNNNNNNNNNNNNNNNNNNNNNNNNNNNNNNNNNNNNNNNNNNNNNNNNNNNNNNNNNNNNNNNNNNNNNNNNNNNNNNNNNNNNNNNNNNNNNNNNNNNNNNNNNNNNNNNNNNNNNNNNNNNNNNNNNNNNNNNNNNNNNNNNNNNNNNNNNNNNNNNNNNNNNNNNNNNNNNNNNNNNNNNNNNNNNNNNNNNNNNNNNNNNNNNNNNNNNNNNNNNNNNNNNNNNNNNNNNNNNNNNNNNNNNNNNNNNNNNNNNNNNNNNNNNNNNNNNNNNNNNNNNNNNNNNNNNNNNNNNNNNNNNNNNNNNNNNNNNNNNNNNNNNNNNNNNNNNNNNNNNNNNNNNNNNNNNNNNNNNNNNNNNNNNNNNNNNNNNNNNNNNNNNNNNNNNNNNNNNNNNNNNNNNNNNNNNNNNNNNNNNNNNNNNNNNNNNNNNNNNNNNNNNNNNNNNNNNNNNNNNNNNNNNNNNNNNNNNNNNNNNNNNNNNNNNNNNNNNNNNNNNNNNNNNNNNNNNNNNNNNNNNNNNNNNNNNNNNNNNNNNNNNNNNNNNNNNNNNNNNTTTTTTTTGGGTCATTAATGTTACCTATTGTGTGTGTCTGCAGCTACCAGTAGATAGAAGGGTGCCTTCAAATTGGATGAAAGTAAATAGCACCAAAAAAACTATTAGATACCACACTCCTGAAGTATTGAAGAACTTGGACAACTTATTACTGGCTAAAGAAGAACTAGCAGTTATCTGCAGGAAAACATGGCACAAATTCCTTATGGATTTTGGCAAATATTATGCGCAGTTTCAAGCATCTGTGGAATCTCTTGCAGCTCTTGACTGCTTATACTCTCTTGCCACTCTTGCAAAACAAAATGTAATAGACTATCGTTAACCAGTGTTCACCTTTTTACGTGGTTTGTTTTTCCTACATGACATCGATCACGATCTGATTTTCCATTTTTGCAGAATTATGTACAACCTAATTTTGTTCCTGAAAATGAAGCAAGTCAGATCCACATCAAAGATGGCCGCCATCCGGTTAGTTGTAGACCACTTTGTATCAGCCGTCTTGGCTCTTCTATGAATATATGATACGCATGCTTGTGCTTATTCTAGAAAAAAAACTTTCCATTCTACTGATGGCTTTCAGGATCAAGCCTCCTGAGTTTGATCACATTAGTACCTTTTCTTCAGTTTTGCACATCAACACCTTCTATTTATTTGAcgatggtggtgatggtgtgctgtTGCATTTTAGGTTCTGGAGTCTCTACTTGGAGACAATTTCGTTCCAAATGATACAAACCTTCATGCAGATGGGCAGTACTGCCAGATTGTTACAGGACCAAACATGGGAGGAAAAAGTTGCTATATTCGTCAAGTTGCACTAATTACTATTATGGCCCAGGTATAGGTTTTATCCGATGCTTTAAGTCTACTCATGGAAACACGTTGTGAATGTATAATATAACTATGCCAGTAAAAACTTTTACCGAGTAGTTGGTTTTCCGCTGACAAAAGCATTGGTAAAGGGTTATCTTTTTCCTTTTAAAAGCAGCTAAAGACTGGTAGTTGTTCCCTCGCAAAAAAAGAAGGTTGATAGTTGTTATAGATTACTCTAGTTGCAATTTTTCTCTGAGGAGATTCCTATAACTTGTTGCTCTGGTTTCATTAGGTTGGTTCCTTTGTACCAGCTTCATCAGCAACACTTCATGTTGTTGATGGAATTTATACTCGGATGGGTGCATCTGACAGTATTCAACAAGGAACAAGTACCTTTTATGAAGAGATGAATGAAGCTTCCAGCATATTACAGAACTGCTCATCTCGATCCCTAGTTATCATTGATGAGCTTGGCCGTGGAACAAGCACACACGATGGTGTTGCTATAGCCTACGCTACATTACACTATCTCctgaaaaacaagaaatgtatTGTCATTTTTGTAACTCACTATCCAAAGATTCTTGATATCCAGAGTGAATTTGAAGGTTCTGTTGGGGCATACCATGTTTCATATCTGTCGACAAGGAAGCTGTTGCAAATCAGTGATGAAATGATGGGTAATGGCACAGAAACAGAGGATCTTGGAGAAATTACTTTCTTGTATAAACTTGTTGCTGGAGCTTCAGAC is a window of Triticum dicoccoides isolate Atlit2015 ecotype Zavitan chromosome 2B, WEW_v2.0, whole genome shotgun sequence DNA encoding:
- the LOC119360998 gene encoding DNA mismatch repair protein MSH3-like — protein: MVEVGYRFRFFGEDAAVAASVLGIVAHPDRSFLTASVPTFRLGFHVRRLVDAGHKVGVVRQTETAAIKAAAAARGGGGAAPFARELSAVYTRATIEAGAGELEGGGAPEEGSRYLVCVVDKEVDAVGREGFEVKVGVVAIEVSTGEVVHGEFMDGAARSGLEAVLLGLAPVEVILGTPLSFPTEKLMRAYAGPASNVRVECTSRDCFSEGGALAELMSLFEKSEVNSPTIGNDKQMEINEEDNNLRGMEGVMAMPELVAQAMALSVRYLKGFGMERLICFGSLFRPFTANTEMSLSANALQQLEVLKNNSDGSIEGSLFQTMNNTCTAFGSRLFRHWWVINVTYCVCLQLPVDRRVPSNWMKVNSTKKTIRYHTPEVLKNLDNLLLAKEELAVICRKTWHKFLMDFGKYYAQFQASVESLAALDCLYSLATLAKQNNYVQPNFVPENEASQIHIKDGRHPVLESLLGDNFVPNDTNLHADGQYCQIVTGPNMGGKSCYIRQVALITIMAQVGSFVPASSATLHVVDGIYTRMGASDSIQQGTSTFYEEMNEASSILQNCSSRSLVIIDELGRGTSTHDGVAIAYATLHYLLKNKKCIVIFVTHYPKILDIQSEFEGSVGAYHVSYLSTRKLLQISDEMMGNGTETEDLGEITFLYKLVAGASDRSFGLNVALLAQLPFRCIKRASVMAAKLQEEMSKRDINKLVRLMDEPSSDGPRESSSEVGLLCAEPHQGLMEACRRILHDMRSAQSNNDITNTLSCLKSAQEIASKMIKG